ACTCCGTCTCGACGGACGAGACCCGTCCGGCGTTGAACGGCTCGCTCTTCCAGATCCGCGACGGCGAGCTGAGGATCGTCGCCACCGACGGGCACCGCCTCTCCAAGGCTTCCTGCAAGCCCCCGGGTGGCATTCCCACACCCCCCAAAGGGGATGTGATCGTGCCCCTCAAGGCCTTGAATCAGGTCCTGCGTCTGCTCTCGGGGGCCGCCCAGCCCGTTCAGATCGGCATCTCCAAAAATCACGCGCGATTTGCGATCGGGGACACAACGCTCACGACGAAGCTGATCGAAGGGCCATTCCCGAATTACGAGCAGGTGCTTCCGAAGCAGAACAACAAACATCTAAGAGTGAAGCGGGAGAATTTCGCCCAGGCGCTCGAGCGGGTCTCGGTGTTCTCGGACAGCCTCACGCGCCAGGTGAAGCTCTCCCTTCGCCCGAACCGCCTAACGCTGATCGTGCAGACCCCCGACCAGGGAGAAGCGACCGAGGAGCTCGACGCCCAGTACGGCTCGGACGATCTCGACATCGGGTACAACGCCGCCTACTTGCTCGACATTCTCCGCACGGTGGACAGCGAAGAGGTCGACATTCGTCTCAATACGCCGGTGACGGCAGGTCTCATCGCGCCCGCTGCCCTAGGGGACAAGGGGAGCTCCGCGAAGGAAGATCTCCTCTGTCTCGTGATGCCCCTCCGCCTGGCGAGCTGACCCGGAACGCGTGCGACTTCAATCCATCGAGCTTCGCGAATTCCGGAACCACAGAGAGGCCAGGTTCGACCTGTGCGGGGATTCCGCGCTGGTCACGGGCGAAAACGCATCAGGGAAAACGAACCTGATCGAGGCGGTCGTGCTGCTCTCGATCGGAAGATCGTTCCGCGGCGCGCGGGATCCCGCCATGGCGCGGCGAGGCGCGGATCTCTTCGAGGTCCGCGGTCGGGTAGAAAGCAGGCTCGGGGTCACGAGCGAGATCGTCACGCGCGGCGGGACGGGACCGAAGGAAGTATTCGTGGACGGCTCGCCCCTCGACCGGATCACGGACCTGCTGGGACGATTCTGCACCGTCCACTTCTCGGTCGAGGATGTGGCGGTCTTGAACGGCGGGCCGGCCTCCCGCCGGCGCTTCCTGGACGTGGCCCTCTGCCAGCTCGAGTCGGCTTACGTGGGAGCGCTCCGCGAGTACACGGCGGCGCTCAAGCAGCGAAATCGCCTCTTGCTCGCGGACCGGCACGGGCCCTCCGCGGATCCCGGCGAATGGTCGGCCTGGGAAGAGATCCTTGCCCGGGCCGGCGTGGCACTCGATCGCCGCCGCCGGACGCTTTGCGCGGAAATGGACCGCAATCTGCGGGAGCTGTCCAAGCAGGTGGACAAGGCGCTCGATCCCACGCTGGAGTATCGGGACGGATTCGCGGATTCCGGGGCTTCGGAGGAAGAAGAAGTGACGTCCCGGTTCGAGGATCTCGAACGAGCCCGCTCCCGCGATCGGAGAATGGGCTGGACGATGCACGGTCCGCACCGGGCGCGCCTTTCCTGTGGCATAGGAGGAGAGGAGCTTGCGGAGGGCGCCTCCCGCGGGTATTCGAGGCTCTACTCGATTCTCCTGAGGCTCGCGCTCGCGCGGGTGTTTGAGGAACGGCAGAACGACCCGCCGGTGGTTCTCCTCGATGACCCCGAATCGGAGTTGGATCCTCGCTGGATCGGCCGGGTCCTGAAGCTCGTTCCGGAGTCGAGCCAGGTGCTCGTGACGGCGTGCCGAGAGCTTTCGGAGACGCCGGCGCGGTTCCGCCGGCTGCCGATCGACCTGGCCGCCCTTGCGTGGAGCGCCCCGTGAGGCGCCCCTTGCGACGAACCGGGGAATCGCACGGGGAGGCGCCGGGGTTCCAGCCGGTGGCCGAGGTTCTCGAACAGGTGCTCCAGGCGCTCAAGCTCGAGACGCGGTTCGCCGCGGCGGAGGCGACCGATTGCTGGGCTCTGGCCGTCGGCCCCGAAGTGCTCGCGCGGACACGCTGCGTCGGTGTGCGCGACCGGGAGCTTTTGGTTGAGGTGCAAGGCGCGGTCTGGATGGGGCACCTCGCCGTGTTGAGGCAGGGCATCCTGGATCAGATGAACCGGACGCTCCCAGCCTCGGGACGGTTGCGCGCCATACGATTCGTACCCATGAGATCCAAGGAGGAACGTACGCGGTGACAGGACCTCGCGAGGAAGCGGCCACGTTGACGCCGACCCCAGAGGGACATTCGTACGACGCCCGAAACATCCAGGTCCTGAAAGGTCTGGAAGGGGTGCGGAAGCGTCCCGCGATGTATATCGGCTCCACCGGCCAGAGCGGGCTCCATCACCTCGTCTTCGAGGTGGTGGACAACTCCGTCGACGAAGCGCTCGCGGGATATTGCACCGAGGTGGGCGTCGCGATCCACGCGGACTCGAGCGTGACGGTTGTCGACAACGGCCGTGGGATTCCCGTGGATACGCACCCCACCCAGAACAGGCCGGCGGTCGAGGTCGTGATGACGACGCTCCACGCCGGCGGGAAGTTCGACGAGAACTCCTACAAAGTGTCCGGCGGCCTCCACGGGGTGGGCGTGTCGGTCGTGAACGCGCTCTCCGAGTGGCTCGAGGTCGAGGTGCGCCGCGACGGGAAGCGGTATCAGCAGCGCTACGAGCGGGGCGAGGTCAAGTCCGATCTCCGGGTGCTGGGGGAAACGGGCGAGGCGGGGACGACCGTCCACTGGAAGCCGGACCCCACCGTTTTCGAGACGGTGGACTACAGCTTCGACACCCTTTCGCAGCGGCTCCGCGAGCTCGCGTTCTTGAACAAGGGCATCCGGATCACCTTCCTGGATGAACGGACCGGGAAGAAACACGATTTCCAGTACGAGGGAGGCATCTCCTCCTTCGTGAAATACCTGAATGAAAACAAGACCGTGCTCCATCCCGCCCCGATCTATCACACGAAGGACCGGGACCGGGCGACGGTCGAGTTCGCCGTCCAGTACAACGACGGCTACGTGGAGAATGTGTTCTCCTTCGTGAACAACATCAACACCGTCGAGGGGGGCACCCATCTGATCGGATTCCGCGCGGCCCTCACGCGCACCATCAACAACTACGCCGAGCGCGAGGGGCTCCTGAAATCGCTGAAGGAAGTCACGCTGGGCGGCGAGGACGTGCGCGAGGGGCTGACCGCGGTCGTGAGCGTGAAGCTGCCGGATCCGCAGTTTGAGGGTCAGACCAAGGCCAAGCTCGGCAACACCGAGGCGAAGGGGATAGTCGAGTCGGTCGTCGGCGAGGGGCTCCGGAACTATTTCGAGGAGAATCCCCAGGTCGCCCGGAAGATCGTCGAGAAATGTATCTCGACCGCCCGGGCGCGCGAGGCGGCCCGGAAGGCGCGCGACCTGGCGCGCCGGAAGAGCATCCTGGACTCCGGCTCGCTGCCGGGGAAGCTGGCCGATTGCCAGCTCACGGATCCCGCGCTGTGCGAGATCTACCTCGTGGAGGGGGACTCGGCCGGTGGGTCGGCCAAGATGGGCCGAGACCGGAAGAACCAGGCGATCCTCCCCCTCAAGGGGAAGATCCTGAACGTGGAGAAAGCCTCGCTCGACAAGATGCTCTCCAACGAGGAAATCCGGACCCTCATCACCGCGATCGGAACGGGGATTGCCGAGGACTTCGACGCCGACAAAGCGCGCTATCACCGGATCATCATCATGACCGACGCGGACGTGGACGGGGCGCATATTCGCACCCTCCTCCTCACCTTCTTCTTCAGGCACATGAAGCCCTTGATCGAGCGCGGCTATATCTATATCGCCATGCCGCCGCTCTATCGTGTGCAGAAGGGGAAGACGGTCCGCTACGCCTACGACGAGACAGAGCGCGACCATGCGTACGAGGAGCTGGGTCGGAAGGGAATCACGCTTCAGCGCTACAAGGGATTGGGCGAGATGAATCCCGACCAGCTCTGGGCCACGACCATGGATCCCCAAACGCGGTCCATGCTCCAGGTCAAGCTCGAGGACTTGCCCGAGGCAGAGCGGATGTTCACGGTGCTGATGGGAGATCAGGTGGAGCCGCGCCGCAAATTCATCGAGGAGTACGCCGACAGCGTCCGGAATCTGGATATCTAAGGCCGCGTCCGTCGTCGTCGGCCGAACCTTGAAGGAGATTTTGATCCATGGCCACGCGTGAGAAAGTCGTTCCGATCTACGTCGAAGACGAGATGCGGAACTCCTACATCGACTATTCGATGTCGGTCATCATCTCGCGCGCCCTTCCCGACGTCCGGGACGGCCTGAAGCCCGTCCACAGGCGGATTCTGGTGGCGATGCGCGAGCTGAATCTGCTCCACGACCGCCCGTTCCGGAAATCCGCCAAGATCACCGGCGACGTCACGGGGAACTACCACCCACATGGGACCGCGGCCGTTTACGAGACCATGGTTCGCATGGCGCAGACCTTCTCGATGCGCTACCCGCTCGTGGACGGGCAGGGAAACTTCGGTTCCGTCGACGGTGACGCCCCGGCGGCCGAGCGATACACCGAGGCACGGCTCACCGAGTTCGCGGAGGAGATGCTCCGCGACATCGAGCGCGACACGGTCGGCATGCGGCCGAACTACGACGAGTCGCGCGAGGAGCCGGTGGTGCTTCCGGCCGGGGTGCCGAACCTCCTCGTCAACGGCTCGGCCGGCATCGCGGTGGGCATGGCGACGAACGTGCCGCCGCACAATCTCCGGGAAATCGTGGATGCGATTCACCACGTCATCGATCATCCCGACTGCGAGGTGGACGAGCTCCTGTCGTTGGTGCAGGGGCCCGATTTTCCGACCGGCGGCGTGATCTACGGCCGGCAGGGGGTCCAGGATTGCTACCGCACCGGTCGGGGCCATATCACCGTGAGGTCCCGCGCCACGATCGAGGAGATCAAGAAAGACCGCGAGGCGATCATCGTCAGCGAGATTCCCTACATGGTGAGCAAGGCGGCCCTCCTCGAGAAAATCGCGGACCTGGTCAAGGATGGCCCGCTCGACGGGATCTCCGATCTTCGCGACGAGTCCGATCGCGAGGGCATGCGGATCGTGATCGAGTTGAAACGCGACGCGCAGCCCAAGGTCGTCCTGAACCAGCTCTTCAAGCACACCCAGATGCAGACGACGTTCGGCGCCAACATGCTCGCCCTCGTCGGCAACCGGCCGCTCACGCTGACCCTCAAGGAGATGATCGAGCACTACATCGCGCACCGCCGGGACGTCGTGGTCCGGCGCACGCGGTTCGATCTCGCGGAGGCGGAACGGCGCGCGCATATCCTCGAAGGGCTGAAGATCGCCCTCGACCACATCGACGAGATCGTGGCCCTGATCCGCGCGGCAGCGGACACCGACGGCGCCCGGACCGGGCTCATGAGCCGCTTCGGGCTGAGCGAGGTCCAGGCGAATGCGATCCTCGAGATGCGGCTGTCCAGGCTCACGGGCCTCGAGCGGCAGAAGGTCGAGGACGAGTACCTCGAAGTGATCCAGCTCATCGACCAGTTGAAGGCGATCCTCGAATCGCCGGCGAAGGTCCTGCAGATCATCAAGGACGAGCTGGCGGCGGTGCGGGAGCGGTTTGGAGACGAGCGCCGGACCGAGATCGTCGCGGGCTCCGGGGAGTTCGAGGCGGAGGACCTGATCGCCGAAGAGGACATGGTGATCACGATCTCCCACGCGGGGTATATCAAGCGCCTTCCGGTGACCACGTACCGAAGCCAGCGCCGCGGCGGGCGCGGCGTCACGGGTGCGGGGACCCGCGAAGAGGATTTCATTGAGCACCTGTTCATCGCCTCGACCCACAGCTACATCCTCGTGTTCACAGACCGCGGGCGCGTCTACTGGCTCAAGGTTCACGAGGTTCCGCAGGGGGGGCGCACCGCGAAGGGCAAGGCGATCGTCAACATGGTCGAGATGTCGCAGCAGGAGCGGGTCGCCTCCGTGCTCCCGGTCAAGGAGTTCCAGGACACCCACTTCATCATGATGTGCACGGCGAGGGGGACCGTGAAAAAGACGCCTCTCTCCGCCTACTCGAATCCGCGGCGCGGCGGCATCGTGGCGATCGGCGTGGAATCGGAGGATTCTCTCATCGACGCGGTCCTCACGGACGGCTCCCAGGACATCATTCTTCAAAAGAGAAACGGCAAGGCGATCCGCTTCAACGAGCAGGACGTTCGGCCGATGGGACGCACCGCCTACGGAGTGCGTGGGGTCACGCTCGAGGAGGACGACGCGGTGGTCGGCATGATCGCGGTGAAGCGGGAAGCCGCGCTCCTCGTGGCGACCGAGAACGGCTACGGCAAGCGCTCACCGATTTCCGACTACCGGATCACGGGGCGCGGCGGGAAGGGGATCATCTCCATCCAGGCGACCGAGCGCAACGGGAGGGTCGTGGCGGCCCTGGAGGTGATCCCGACCGACCAGGTCATGCTCATCACGCGCGGCGGGATCGTCATCCGCACGAAGGTCTCCGAGATATCCGAGATCGGACGCAACACCCAGGGAGTCCGGCTCATCAACTTGGAGGCGGGGGACCAGCTGATCGACGTCGCCAAGGTGGAGGAGAAGGACGAGGGAGAGGAGGTGTAGCTGGATCCGAGGATCTCGACCTCCACGGTTCGGAGGCTCTCCGATTACTACCGGGTCTTGGAGGAGCTCGAGCTGGAAGGCGTCAAGACAATTTCCTCGCAGGGGCTCGCCCATCTGAGCGGCGTCACGTCCGCGCAGGTCCGCAAAGATCTCTCCTACTTCGGCAACTTCGGAAAGCGCGGGCTCGGCTATAACGTCGCGCGGCTGAGGAAGGAGATTCGACTCATCCTGGGCTTGAACCGGCGATGGAAGGTGGCCCTGGTCGGCGCCGGGAACATCGGCTCGGCTCTCTTCTCGTACAAGGAATTCCGTCGGCAGGGATTCGATTTTGCCGCCGTCTTCGATGTGAGCCCCGACCGGGTGGGCCAGCGGTGGCGCGACCTTCACATCCTCAACGTCGAGTCTCTGCAACAGGAGACCGAGCGACTGGGGCTCGAGATCGGGGTGATCGCCGTTCCCGCGCGCGCGGCTCAAGCGGTCGCCGACCGGATGGTCCATGCGGGAATGCGTGGCATCCTGAACTTCGCCCATCGGAAGCTCTTCGTGCCCCCCCGGGTCGCCTTGAGAAACGTGAACCTCGCGGTCGAGCTCGAAAGCCTTTCGTTCTCGATCAAAGCCCTTCTCGCCCGGCCCGCGCGCCGGGCGCGCCGCTGAAGCGCGCCCTCGTCCGCCCATGACGGATCGGGCGGGCAGGTCCGCCGCCGCGACCCGCCGGATCGCCGAGGGGGCGCTGCTCCTCATCGCGGCGATCTGGGGCACGACGTTCCCGCTCCTCCGCATCACGCTTCAGAGACTCTCCCCCTACGACGTCATCGCGCTCCGGTTCACGATCGCCGCGATCGTGCTGGCCCTGATCTACCCGAGGCGGCTCAGCCGGATGGGGCCGGCCGCGGTATGGGACGGCGTCCGCACGGGCCTCTTCATGGTCGCGGGCTACCTCACCCAGGCCATCGGGCTCACCACCATCAGCACGCCGCGATCGGCGTTCCTGACCGGAACGGCCGTGGTCGTCGTGCCGCTGGTGTCCTTCCTCGTCTTGCGCCTGGGAGTGGGGCTCGGCGAGGCGGCGGGGGTCGGTCTCGCGTTCCTGGGCCTGGCGTTTTTTTACGCCGACGCGGGGCTCACGCTTCGTGCGGGGGACCTCTGGACCCTTGCCGGCGCCGCGGCGTTCGCGGCCCAAGTCGTCTACACGAATATCGCGGCCCGACGAAGCGATCCCTTCGCGGTCTCGGCGCTGCAGGCGGTGGTCGCGGCCGCCGTCGGCTGGATCTTCGTCGGGGTGCATGGCGGGCTTTCCGTTCCGATCCGCTCCGTTCCGTGGGGCACGATGCTCTACCTCGCGGCCGTCGCGACCGCCTTCATTCTCGTGCTCCAGACCTGGGCGCTTGGAAAGACAAAGCCGGTTCGGGCCGGGGTGATCTACTCGATGGAGCCTGTTTTTGCCTCGATCTTCGCGATGACCTTTTTCGGCGAGGGCATGAGCGCGCGCGAAGCGGCGGGCAGTGTCGCGATTCTCGCCGGGGTGCTCGTCGCCGAGCTCAGGAAATCCGCCCCGGGAAGCGGGGCTTCGGTAAGGAAGGCCCGGCCCTAGTCAGCGCGACCCGGCCGGCTGCGGGGGGACCGGTGGCCGGGGCGTCACCGGCAACGCCCGGGCAAAGGCGCGGAACGGCTCCTCGAGGGCCAGGGCCAGCTCCGGGGGCGGCGGGTATCCCTGACTCTCCGGCGGGACCGCCTGGGGGCCGACCTCCACGGTGACACCGGGCGGCGCGCCCGGCAGGACAGAGGCGAGAATCGGCTTCGAGTTCTCGCTCGAGCCTTCGTACGCGGCGCTCATCACGAGCTCCGACCTCGACACGTCGTAGAGATGAACCTGGACGCTCGCGTCCCTACCGGTGATCCCCATCGCGTACTCCGGTCGGATCACTCCGGTGTCGGCGGCCGAGACGCCCCGCGCCGAATTGCGTATCCGTTCTCTTGTAACCCGGGCGAGCACCACGAACCGGGCCTTCCCCCGCAGCGAATCGGCGATCTCGCGGAGCGCGGCCGAGTCCAGCGTTCCCTGGTACTCGTAGGCGAGGAGAATCCGGCGATAGCGCTCCGGTCCGAGCACGCTCCGGACGCTGTCGGCGCGGATCAGCGGGATGTCCCGACGTTCCTCGGCCAGAGTTCTCTCCAGCATGGCCACGAGGGGCGGGCGGACCTGGTCGGGCTCCTGGTATTTCACCACGCCCAGGACCGCAATCTTCCCCTGGCGCAGGTCGGCCTCCGTGAGCCCCGTGTCCAGGCGCAAGAGGGTTGATTCCGAGGCGCATCCGGCGAGGGTCCCGCAAAGAAGGAAGCCCGCGAGCGCGATGCGTTGCGGCGGCTTCATGGGACGGAGTGTACGCCATGCGGTTCGGGGCGGCGCGCCGCGGTTCACGGGAAGCCGCCGGTCACCTCGTCCAGCGCCTGCGTGAGCGCGATCGCGATCTCGGCGAAATGGTGCGGATCCGAGACGAGCGGCGGGGCCACGAGCAGGTGGTCCCCCCGCTCCCCGTCGGCCGACCCGGCTCCCGCGTAGATCAGAACCCCTCGATCGCGGCAGGCTGCCTCCATTCGCTCGGCGATCCCGAGCTCGCGCGGGAACGGGGTCCCCGACCGGTCCGCCTGAAGCTCCACCCCCCGGAGAAACCCGAGCCCGCGCACGTCGCGGACGTGGGGATGCCGCGCGAGCGGAGCGAGCGCGCCGGCGAGGAGCGTTTCTTTGCCGCGCACCCGCTCGTGGATCTTCTCCTCGCCCAGCGCCGAGAGCACGCGCCGGCCCACCGCGCACGCGATCGGATTGCCGCCGTAGGTCTGAGCGTGGACGAAGGGGCCGTCCGGCGAGGAATCGAGCGCCGTGGCCACGCGACGGGCGAGGAGAACGCCGCCGATGGGCGCGTATCCCGCACCCGCGCCCTTGCCGAAGACTACGACGTCGGGGACGGCGCCCCGGTCCTCGGCGCCCTCGGCGAGTCGCGTCCATGCGAAGAGCCCGCCGACCCGGCCGAACCCGGTCAACACCTCATCCGCGATCCATAGCGCGCGCCCCGCTTCGCAGGCGTCGCGGAGCCGGGTGATAAAGCCGGGGGGCGGCACCGGCGCGCCCAGGCCGGCCGCGGGAATGGTCTCGGCGATCAGCGCCGCGGCGCCTGCCACCTCCTCTTCGAGCGAAGCGCCGGCCCCCTCCGCGAACGCCTGCGACCCACCCCCCAGCACCGCCTCGAAGGGCGCGCGTCGGGGGCGGTAGTCGGTCACCCGCAGCGCGCCGAGGGTCGCTCCGTGATAATGGCCGCGCACGTGCGCCACGCGCGTCCGATCGGGATGCCCGATGGCGCGCTGGTAACGGAAGGCGGCCTTGAGGGCGACCTCCACCGCCTCGCTTCCGGAAGACGTGAAGAGCACGCGTGAGAAAGGAGGGCCCGCCGCCTCGAGAAGCGCCCGGGCGTACCGTTCGGATTCCTCGCTTTCGAATGCGGCAGGACGGGCGAAGGGCAGCCGCGAAGCGGACTCCGCCATCGCGCCGGCGAGGTCCGCGCGGCCGTAGCCCAGCTGCACGCAGAAGGCTCCCGAGATCGCGTCGAGGTAGCGGCGGCCCGCCGAATCCCAGACGTGCACACCTTCGGCGCGGACGAGCGTGGAGCGGGGCGATGGCGAAGCGGACTCGGCCACGCCGGCGACAATGCCAGCGCCGGAGGGGGAAGGCTAGCCCGAGTTCGTGGCGCGCGTGGCGGCGCGCTCCAGGGCCGAAAGGCTGGAGGAAGCGAGGCGTATCGCCGAGGCCAGGAGAAGGCATGCTTCGGCGCGGGAGAGGTTCTTGTTCGATTGCGCGAGCGATTCGAACCCGGGATCGAGCATCGGAGCCGGCTTGACCGGGACGACCTTGGCCTGCCGCACCCTGGCCTGGACTCCACGGGCCGCGGCCTCCTTGGCGGCCCGGGCGGCCCTTGCCGCGGCAAGCTTTCTCCGTGCTTCGGTTTCGGCGGAGGCGAGCTTCTGCGCCTCGTGCTCGGCGGCGATGGCCGCCTCGCGCCCCGCGAATTCCTCGTTGAAATCGCGCGCGAGCTGCTCGGTCGCGATCTGGGCCAGGCACTGGCCTCGGGCGGTGCGGCGGTCCAGGCACCGGAGCACCAGCTCGAGCGCGTCCGACCGGCTCAGGCGATCGCTCGCGCGCTGTCGGGAGCGCGCGGCGTCATCCAGGATTCCGGAATCCACGAGCGCGTCGAGATTGGACCCGAACTCGTCCTTGGTGAACGGGGTGCCGAGGTGGAAGACCGAAACGAGGGCCGCGCAAAAGGCTTCCCGCGAGATGGATTCGTCCGGATCGAAATGCCCTTTGGAGCCGATCATCACGCCGTCCTTGATCGCGGCCAAGGCGTAGCGGAATTGCCAGCTCCCGGGCTCCAGGTCTTCGTAGCGGATCACACGGTCCTGGAGGAAGGCGAGCGGATCGACCGTATGCGGGACGACCGTCTGCGCCGGCTCTCCATCCGCAAACTCGGCTTCCGGATCCAAATCGTCGTCGGCGTCGGCGAGATCGGTGTTTTCGTCGAGCCGGGTCGTGCGGATTTCAAGATGCAGGTGCGGGGCGGTCGCGCGCCCGGTCCGACCCACCTTGGCGATGGGTTGCCCCGCCGCGACGACCTCCCCCTTCTTGACCAGAACGGACCGCGGCATGAGATGCGCGTAGAGAGAGTAGACGATGTCTCCGTTCGGCAGCCTGTGGCGGATCACGACCCGGTTTCCCCAGCCGGTGCGCCAGCGGTAGGACATCCGGTACCGGGTTCCATAGGTGTAGATCCGCTGGCCGTTCACGATCGTCGGCAGCTTGATCCTCTGCGGCTTGCGAACTTTGATGAGGGCGTTGCCGTCGCTCACCTCGACGACCCCCGCCGCGACCGATCGGACGACATGACCGCCCGAGCCATTGGAGAGATCCACGCCGTAGTGGATCCTCTGCGGCCGGTTCTTGCGGGCGCGGCGCACGGCGAGGTAGCGATCCGAAACGTGGAATCCGTCCCGCTCCCCGGCGGCCGGTTTCGTGAAATCCTGCTCGTCTCCGATCGGATAAACGAAGGCCCGGGCGGTGGGGGTCGAGGGGTCATCAGCCCTGGCCGTCGGGGCGGGAAGGAAGGGGAAAAGGAGGGTCGCGGCAATCAGGGAGCGACACGCCCCGCGAACGATCGTGCCGCCCCCCCGCACGCGCTAGTCTTCCCCTGGAGCCGCGATGCTTTGCGGCAGTCCGAAACGGAACGTCCAGTCGAGGAGCCTTCTCGCTTCCGCGAACCGGAGCCGGTTGCTCGGCGCCCCGAGAAGGACGGCTGTTACCTCCGTTCCGGAGGGGGTCTCGACAAGCGTGGCGAGGCAGTAGCCGGCCTCGCTGATGAACCCGGTCTTCCCGCCGGTGATACGCCACTTGCTCCGGAGCAGCCTGTTCGTATTCACGAGCCGGTGGAGCTTGCGGTCCGAGGCGAACGTGTAGGTTTGTTTCTGCATGATGGAGCCGACGATCGGGTTCGAGGCGGCGGTGCGCAACAGGGCGGCGATGGCCTGGGCGGTCGCCACGTTTTGTTCGCTCAAGCCCGTGGGCTCCACGAAACGCGCCCCCGTGAGGCCCAGCGAGTCCGCGAGCAGGTTCATTCTCCGAACGAATTCCTCGGTCGGGACGCCGCAGGATCGAACGAGCGCCTTCGTGGCGACATTATCGGAGGCCATGAGGGCCGCGTGCAGCAGGTCCCGGACGGTGATCTCCTCCCGCGGGCGGATGTGCGAGCGGCTCGAGTTCTTCACGTCTTCCCGCGCAATCTCCACGACCTGATCGAATTGCGGCCCGGTCTGGAAGAAGACGAGGGCGGTCATGAGCTTGGTCAAGCTCGCGATCGGATAGAGCTCCTCCGGATTCTTCTGGAAGAGCACGCGATTGCTGGTCGCATCCACGACGTAGGCGGCCTTCGCGTGCAGCCTCGGAATGCCATCGCGTGTCACCTGGGGCAGTGAGAAGGCCGCGTGCCGGCGGAGCCCCCGCCGCACGTGCCGGCGGGTCCGGGTCCGGGAGGCTTTCGACGTCGTGCGGGCCCCCGAAGTGGACGCGAGCGTGGCCCCGTCGGAGCCGGCCGAGCGTGCGTATTGCCAGGCCGAGGCGGTCGTAGCGTGCATCGTCGATCCCAGGGTAACCAGGAGGCCACATGCCATGGAAAGTATCGTTCGGCGACGAATCATAGTTTTCCCAGCCCTTATCCTTTTGGATTCCTGCGAGTTATAGGAGGGAGACATGGGGACGTTCCCTCCGGGCTTATCGGACTGGGCACTCCGATATGTAGCAAAAACCGTACGCGCCAGGGTGCTGGAGACACCAAGCCCTCCACATGCTAGCACGCCGCCCGCCCGGGTCCAACTTCTTTTGGCTTTTGGGACTACGTCAGAAAGGGAGGGGCGGGTGGGCTTGAACAGTTCTCGATGGGCTCGAACCATCCAATGGAAACCCCCACCCGCCGGGTCGATGGCTTCTAGTTTTCGTCTTGTTTGTCGTTCCGGCCGCGGTCGTCACGACGATCGCGGTCCCTGGGCTCCAACACGCCGCCC
This sequence is a window from Candidatus Eisenbacteria bacterium. Protein-coding genes within it:
- the dnaN gene encoding DNA polymerase III subunit beta; the protein is MITAQEVAMKFSIAQTELLDALQVVSSAVPTRTTLPVLSNILLEASEDRIEMRATDLDLAISTRARASVKDVGTLTVPAKKLFELVRKLPKEELKIEAKDLTLNVESKGGRYKFLCIRPEEFPAIPTVTPDVEASLDADLLERLIRRTIYSVSTDETRPALNGSLFQIRDGELRIVATDGHRLSKASCKPPGGIPTPPKGDVIVPLKALNQVLRLLSGAAQPVQIGISKNHARFAIGDTTLTTKLIEGPFPNYEQVLPKQNNKHLRVKRENFAQALERVSVFSDSLTRQVKLSLRPNRLTLIVQTPDQGEATEELDAQYGSDDLDIGYNAAYLLDILRTVDSEEVDIRLNTPVTAGLIAPAALGDKGSSAKEDLLCLVMPLRLAS
- the recF gene encoding DNA replication and repair protein RecF (All proteins in this family for which functions are known are DNA-binding proteins that assist the filamentation of RecA onto DNA for the initiation of recombination or recombinational repair.), translated to MRLQSIELREFRNHREARFDLCGDSALVTGENASGKTNLIEAVVLLSIGRSFRGARDPAMARRGADLFEVRGRVESRLGVTSEIVTRGGTGPKEVFVDGSPLDRITDLLGRFCTVHFSVEDVAVLNGGPASRRRFLDVALCQLESAYVGALREYTAALKQRNRLLLADRHGPSADPGEWSAWEEILARAGVALDRRRRTLCAEMDRNLRELSKQVDKALDPTLEYRDGFADSGASEEEEVTSRFEDLERARSRDRRMGWTMHGPHRARLSCGIGGEELAEGASRGYSRLYSILLRLALARVFEERQNDPPVVLLDDPESELDPRWIGRVLKLVPESSQVLVTACRELSETPARFRRLPIDLAALAWSAP
- a CDS encoding DUF721 domain-containing protein, with the protein product MGVGSSLDRPGPEARSGVEPGARDGVPRAFGDAGAVPPAADRPGRPCVERPVRRPLRRTGESHGEAPGFQPVAEVLEQVLQALKLETRFAAAEATDCWALAVGPEVLARTRCVGVRDRELLVEVQGAVWMGHLAVLRQGILDQMNRTLPASGRLRAIRFVPMRSKEERTR
- the gyrB gene encoding DNA topoisomerase (ATP-hydrolyzing) subunit B; the encoded protein is MTPTPEGHSYDARNIQVLKGLEGVRKRPAMYIGSTGQSGLHHLVFEVVDNSVDEALAGYCTEVGVAIHADSSVTVVDNGRGIPVDTHPTQNRPAVEVVMTTLHAGGKFDENSYKVSGGLHGVGVSVVNALSEWLEVEVRRDGKRYQQRYERGEVKSDLRVLGETGEAGTTVHWKPDPTVFETVDYSFDTLSQRLRELAFLNKGIRITFLDERTGKKHDFQYEGGISSFVKYLNENKTVLHPAPIYHTKDRDRATVEFAVQYNDGYVENVFSFVNNINTVEGGTHLIGFRAALTRTINNYAEREGLLKSLKEVTLGGEDVREGLTAVVSVKLPDPQFEGQTKAKLGNTEAKGIVESVVGEGLRNYFEENPQVARKIVEKCISTARAREAARKARDLARRKSILDSGSLPGKLADCQLTDPALCEIYLVEGDSAGGSAKMGRDRKNQAILPLKGKILNVEKASLDKMLSNEEIRTLITAIGTGIAEDFDADKARYHRIIIMTDADVDGAHIRTLLLTFFFRHMKPLIERGYIYIAMPPLYRVQKGKTVRYAYDETERDHAYEELGRKGITLQRYKGLGEMNPDQLWATTMDPQTRSMLQVKLEDLPEAERMFTVLMGDQVEPRRKFIEEYADSVRNLDI
- the gyrA gene encoding DNA gyrase subunit A — encoded protein: MATREKVVPIYVEDEMRNSYIDYSMSVIISRALPDVRDGLKPVHRRILVAMRELNLLHDRPFRKSAKITGDVTGNYHPHGTAAVYETMVRMAQTFSMRYPLVDGQGNFGSVDGDAPAAERYTEARLTEFAEEMLRDIERDTVGMRPNYDESREEPVVLPAGVPNLLVNGSAGIAVGMATNVPPHNLREIVDAIHHVIDHPDCEVDELLSLVQGPDFPTGGVIYGRQGVQDCYRTGRGHITVRSRATIEEIKKDREAIIVSEIPYMVSKAALLEKIADLVKDGPLDGISDLRDESDREGMRIVIELKRDAQPKVVLNQLFKHTQMQTTFGANMLALVGNRPLTLTLKEMIEHYIAHRRDVVVRRTRFDLAEAERRAHILEGLKIALDHIDEIVALIRAAADTDGARTGLMSRFGLSEVQANAILEMRLSRLTGLERQKVEDEYLEVIQLIDQLKAILESPAKVLQIIKDELAAVRERFGDERRTEIVAGSGEFEAEDLIAEEDMVITISHAGYIKRLPVTTYRSQRRGGRGVTGAGTREEDFIEHLFIASTHSYILVFTDRGRVYWLKVHEVPQGGRTAKGKAIVNMVEMSQQERVASVLPVKEFQDTHFIMMCTARGTVKKTPLSAYSNPRRGGIVAIGVESEDSLIDAVLTDGSQDIILQKRNGKAIRFNEQDVRPMGRTAYGVRGVTLEEDDAVVGMIAVKREAALLVATENGYGKRSPISDYRITGRGGKGIISIQATERNGRVVAALEVIPTDQVMLITRGGIVIRTKVSEISEIGRNTQGVRLINLEAGDQLIDVAKVEEKDEGEEV